TGGGGTCTGGTCAGCCGGGTCGTCCCGCATGACGAACTGGTGAGCACGGCGACGGAGCTGGCCGAGCGGATCGCGCAGAACCCCTCTCACTCGCTGCGGATGGCCAAGCGCCTGCTGCTGGAGTCGCGCACCGGGACATTGGAATCGACGCTGGCCATGGCCGCGGCCATGCAGCCGCTGGCCCACGCCGATGCGGAGCATCAGCAACGCATCGCGCGCTGGCGGAGCAGCTGATGGCACAGTTCCGACTGGTGCCACCGGCCTCCGCCGATCCCACCGCCACCGCGGCGCTTCGTGCCGAGGTGCGCGGGTTCCTTGCCGAACAGCGCGCCGCAGGCACCTATTCACCGGCGGCGGACAGCTGGCTGAGCGGATGGGATGAAGTGTTCACCGAGGCGCTCGCCGCCCGCGGCTGGCTCGGCATGACCGTCCCGAAGGAATACGGCGGGCACGGTCGGTCGTTCATCGAACGGTTCGCCGTCACCGAGGAACTGCTCGCCGGGGGTGCCCCGGTGGCCGCGCACTGGATCGCCGACCGACAGATCGTGCCGTCGTTGTTGAAGTACGGCATCGAGGTACAGAAGCGGGAATTCCTCCCCGAGATCGCGGCGGGCCGGTGTTTCTTCGGCATCGGCATGAGCGAACCCGACTCCGGTTCCGACCTGGCCAGTGTCCGGACGAAAGCCACTCGGGTGGAGGGTGGTTGGTCACTGACCGGCACCAAGGTGTGGACCTCTGGCGCGCATCATGCGCACGCCTTCATCGTCCTTGCCCGCAACGCGCCCGCCGATCCCGCGCACCGCCATGCCGGACTCAGTCAGTTCATCGTCCGCTTCTCCGGTCCGGGTGTCGAAGTGCGACCGATCATCTCGATGAACGGCGGGCACCACTTCAACGAGGTGATCCTCGACGAAGCCTTCGTCCCCGACGACATGGTGTTCGGTGAGATCGGCGACGGTTGGCGCCAGGTGACCTCGGAGCTCAGTTTCGAGCGCAGCGGACCGGAACGGTTCCTGTCCACCTTCACGGTCCTGGCGTCGTGCGCAGACGAAATGGCGGCGGGAAACATCGTGCCCGACGCCGATCTCGGGCGGCTCGTCGCCCGGGTCGCCGGCCTGCACCAGATGTCGACGGCGGTGGCCGGCGCGCTGGAACGGCACGAGAACGCGGATGTCGCCGCGGCGGTGGTCAAGGTACTGGGCACCACCACCGAGGGCGATATCGCCGACTACGCCGATCTGCGGATCGGCGACCACAGCTCGGTCGACGCCGCTCTGCACGACGCAATTGTCCTTGCCGTGGACCAGCGTCCGGGGTTCACGTTGCGCGGTGGAACCAACGAAGTGCTGCGCGGTGTGATCGCGCGCGGATTGGGCATGCGATGACAGACTCCCACGTTCTGCAGTCGTCGGCGGTCGACACCGACCTGGTCACCATGATCGACGCGGTGTTCGCCGATCACCGCTCATCCAGGCCGTCCGGTGCCCCCGTGCTGGACCTCGACTTGTGGCACAGCCTCGATGAACTCGGTTTGGTGCGGTTGACCGAGTCCGAGACATCTGGCGGGAGCGGCGCCGGCTGGGCCGAAGCCGCCGAACTGATGTCCGCCGCCGTGCGTCACGGCGTGCGCGTCCCGTTGCCGGAGCACGATCTGCTGGCCGGATGGATGCTCACCGCCGCAGGATTACCCCCCAGCGAGGGGGTGCGCACCATCGCGGTGCTGGACGGGTCCGGGGCGGCCACCGCCGCGCCGTGGGCGTCGTCAGCGCAGCACATCGTGGCGGCGTGGCCCGTCGAGAGCGGATACGAGGTCACCGATCTCACCGCTGACCAATGCCGAATCACACCTGGTACCAACATGATCGGCGAGCCGCGCGACAATATCGCGGTGGACCTGTCCACATGCAGGGGTGTGCCTGTGTCCGCCGAGCTCATCGACGTGCTCCGGCTCAAATCGGCTCTGGTGCGGTCGATTCAGGTGTGCGCCGCGTTGCAGCAGATTCTGCACCTGAGCATCGAGCACACGTCCTCGCGAACGCAGTTCGGGCGGGCACTATCGAAGTTCCAGGCCATCCAGCACATGGTCTCCGATATCGCCGCCGAAACCGCGCTCGCACAAGCGGCCACCGAGGCCGCGCTGACCGCCGCGATCACCAGCGACTGGACCGCCGGCAACCTCGAATTTCTGGTCGCCGTGGCCCGGTCCTGTACCGGCCACGCGACCTCGGTGGTGGTGCGCAACGCCCACCAGGCACACGGCGCCATCGGCACGACCATCGAGCACCGGCTGCACGAATACACCCGTGCGGCACTGGCCTGGCGTTCGGAATACGGGTCGGTGCGGCACTGGGATCACGCAGTGACCCGCGCCGCGTTGGCCGCCGGCGCATCGGGGTTGTGGCCGTTGATCACCGACTGAGCGCAGCCCCGTTTGGTGTTCCACTGACCGGTCAACCTCATGTCGGTGATCAGCCATCACCGGTTGACTCGTGAGCATGACCAACCAGATCGCACTGTCGGAAGTTCAGGAGTTCATCGCCGGCTTCTGGTATCACTACGACCAGGGGCAGTTCGATGTGCTCGCCACCTACGTCGGCGATGAGATGGAGTACCTGAGCCGCTCCGATTCCGGGAACTGCCCGTTCGAGGACCTGCTGGCGGCCGAGCTGCACGGTGGTGCGGAGACGCTGGCGTGGCTGAGCAAGCACCGCGACGAGAACCCCTACCCGTTGCGTCATCACGCCACCAACATCTTCCGCACCGGTACCGACGGCGACGTCACCACAGCCCGCTTCTACCTGTACGTCAACCAGGTCACCAACAATGTGCCCTTCGATGTGTCGTCGGGGGTTGTCGATGTCGGTATCAGGCGCTCCGGAGATGCACTGGTGCTCACCTCGATGACGGTGGTCCTCGACGCGGAGGATTCGATTCCGTTCGCGGAGCACCGCGCAAAGCTCAGCACGACGAACGCCTGACGGTGGACTCAGCCGACGCACGCCGGACCTTCGGTGGCGGTATCGCGGTCATCACCGGCGCCGGTGCCGGCATAGGCGCCGGCCTCGCCCGACACGCCCACCGGCTGGGCATGACCGTGGTGCTGGTCGACGTGGACGAGCGTGCCGTGACGAAGCTGCGCGACGAACTGGTCGCCGACGGCGGAACCGCACATGTCGAGGTGTGCGATGTCCGGGATCCCGACGCGCTGGTGGCGTTGGCGGAGCGCGTGTACTCCGATATCGGCCCGGTACGGCTGCTGGTCAACAATGCCGGTGTCGAGCAGTTCGGATACTTATGGGACACCCCGGTGGCCAACTGGAACCGGGTGATGGACATCAATGTCAGCGGTGTCTTCCACGGTGTGCGCGCGTTCCTGCCGAAGATGATCACCGCCGGCACACCCGCCTGGGTGTGGAATCTGTCCTCGATCGGCGGGGTCGCCGCGGTACCGCTGCAGGCGCCCTACATCGTGAGTAAACACGCGGTGCTGGCACTGACCGAGTGCCTGCGCCTGGAGGTGGAACTGGCCGGCCACGGCGACCTCATCCGGGTGCAGGCGGTGCTGCCCGGCGCGGTGAAGTCGAACATCTTCGAAGCCGCCGGCGGCGTGGAGGACGGCGATGACCGTGCCGCCGAGTCCCAGCGCGAAGCGATGCTCGACATCAAGGCTGCGGCAATGGATCCCGTCGAAGCCGCCGAGGTGGTGTTCGAGCAGGCCGACCGTGGCGACTTCTACCTGCTGACGCAGCCCGACTATGTCAGCTCGGCCATGGCCGACCGCGCCACGGTGCTCACCACTCGGGTGCCTCCGCAGCTGCGCACCGCCCAGCGCTTCGATCCGGACAAACACTGAGAGGGTTTCGCCGATGAGCAACCCGTACCGGCCGGTGCTGGACCCCGATGCCGCCGCCCGGGTGGCGGCCTTCGGCCCCCCGACGCCGATGCGCGAGCGCGGGTTTCAGGCGCTCCGCGATGCCATCGAATCGGCACCACCGCCGGCCGACATGCCCGCGATGGCCGATATCTCGGAAGCCACGGTGCCCGGGACCGGCGGACCCGTCCCGGTGCGGATCTACCGTCCGGAGAACAGTGCTGATCCGTCACCGGCGATCGTGCATCTGCACGGGGGCGGGCTGGTGATGGGTTCGAATCATTCGTTCGAGCCGTTGGCGCGCGCACTCGCCGCCGCAAGCCAGGCCGCCGTGGTCGCGGTCGACTACCGCCTGGCCCCGGAGAATCCCCCGCCGGCGCAGTTCGAGGACGCCTGGACGGTCACCGAATGGGTTGCCGACAACGCCGAGTCGCTGGGATTCGACCGCTCCAGGATCGTCGTGTCCGGAGACAGCGCGGGCGGAGGCGTGGCCGCCGCCGTCGCGCTGTCCGCGCGTGACGAGGGTGGACCGGAGCTGTTCGCGCAGGTGCTCATGTACCCCGGTGTCGACCGTGACATGGCCGCAGCGTCGGTTCTCAACAACCCGGCCGCGCCGATGCTGCTGCACGACGACATCGTCTATCTGCACGAGCTCGCCGATACCGGGGCCTCCGCAGCCCATGACACGCGGCGGGTGCCGGCCTATGCCACCGATCTCACCGGTTTGCCGCAAGCCATCGTGGTGACCGCCGAGCTGGATCCGATCCACGACTGGGGTGAGCGTTATGCCGCCCGGTTGCGCGACGCCGGTGTCCAGACCACCCTCACCCGGTATCCGGGGATCTACCACGGCTTCCTGATGCGGTCGCAAGCCACCGCACGCGGCCGGCTGGCGATGGCCGAGATCGGCGCTCTCCTGCGGGCGAAGTTCGCCAATCCCATGGATTTCGACGTCTGAACGTCCCGATGGCCGGACATCGACCGTTCGAACACCGTTGACGCAAACCAGAATCGACGTTAGCAACGGCGCGGATGACCGCCGGAATCGAGAAAAGGAGTACCCGTGACGCTCACCGATGAACGGCGCATGGAACTGTCGGACATTCTGCGTCCCGTGGCGCCGCCCCGCGAGGTCGACAACGTCTACACCGAGGATCAGCGCCAACGCCTGCTCGATGTCGTCCGACAGGATGCCCCCTGGCGGCTCATCATCGCCCAGCACTTCTCGTCACCCGAAGAGCTGATGGCGACCATGAGCGGTCAGTTCCCCGAGGGTTTCACCCCGACGCTGGACCTGTTCCTGACCCCCACGTTTCGGGGACACCTCGCCAATCACGGCACCGTGCTGTACCCGGAACTGCACGACTGCTTCTACAACGCCGAGTTCCTCGCACAGGCGAAGTCGTACTGGGGTGCGGAGTACGCCAAGCCACAGATGATGCTGTTCAACATCAACGGGCCGTGCTGCAACCGTGATCCCGGCCACCTCGATTCGCCGAGTTTCCGCGGCGTGCGCTACGAGAACGCTCCCACCTGGCTGGTCAGCGTGATGGGCAAATCCGGCCTGTTCAAGGACTACCTGGTCAAGATGGCACAGGTGATCACCTGGTTCTCCCACGACGAGGGCAGCGGTTTCACCTACTGGCCGGACGGCCCGTTGAAGACTCCCAAGCGGCTGTTGCCTCCGGTCTACAACCGTGGCGTGGTGGTGCAGAACGAGATGATGGTGCACCGCGGCGAGGCCAACGGCCCGCTGGAGCAGCAGATGCCGGCCGGTCTGGCGTTCGACACGGTGTTCGCCGGTGATCCCGCCGACCGCGACCAGTGGGTGCTCAAGAACGGCGACGACGTGATCGCCCGCCATCACTCCGACGAACTGCGGTTCCTGGTGCACTGGTCGGCCGAGGTGTTCTCCGACTTCGACGAGCTGAAGAAGAACATGGACGGCTCCGACGACCTGACCATTGACAAGGCCATCGACATGATGGTCGACGACCTGGCGAAGAAGGGCATCAAGCTCGATATCCCGAGCGCCCCGCTGCACGACCCGGCCTTCATCGGCGCGCTCAATGCCGCCTACGACATCGGTGGCCCGGCAAGCTATCCGGAGGAAGCCCCGCTGAGTGCGTTCGTGCTCGGCTGACGCACACATCGGCACACACGAAGGCCCCGGTCTCCGAAAGGAGCCCGGGGCCTTCGTTGTTGACGGATGCGGTCTTGGACCGCCTCCTGGTCGAGTCAGTGCAGCCGTGCGGCGGCGTCGGCACCGGCGCGCCGGCCGCTGAACACGCAGTCCGAGATCGACAGACCGCTGACGTAGCTGTTCGAGCACACCCCGACGGCATTGCGGCCGGCCGCATACAGCCCGGGCACGACGCCACCGTCGCGGTGCCGGACCGCACCGGTGGTCTCGTCGACCACCAGTCCACCCAGCGTCAGCCCGGGGATCGGGTAGAACATCGACGAATCCGCCGAGATATTGATGGAGTAGAACGGCCCACGGTCCATGGGTGGGCACAGCGAGGGGTCCTTGTGTGCGGGATCGCCTGCACTACTGCGGATTCCGTGATTGTACTCATCGACGGTCTTACGCAGGCCGGTGACGTCGATACCATTCTTCTCCGCGATGCCTTCGATGGTGGCGGCCTTCTTGTGCCCGATGGACCGCAGGTACCAGATCTGCAGCCGTTGGAACACCTGGGTCTGTTCCTTGATCTGCTCCTTGATCTTTCGCCAGGTGGCGGCGTCGTAGATCGCCCACCCGGTGCCGCCGAACTCGCGCATCATGACGTTGCCGTGGCTGGCCCCGTAGAGATCCTCGTTGACGATGCGGCGGCCGTCCGCCCCCACGCTGAGCCCCTCCAGGAAGGCGCTGGGTGGGGACAGGAACCGCCAGGCCGTGACATTACCCATCTTGTCGGTCACTCCCCCGGCGTCCAGTCCGAGCCGAATCCCGGTCCCGTCGTCTCCCACGGTGCCCAGCGGCGAGATCTTCAGGAACTCCGGGGCGTATCGCTTCACCCAGTCGCGGTTGTTGATGAAGCCGCCGGCGGCCAGGATCACCGCCGGGGCGTGGGCTTGTGTTTCGCTGCTGGCCTTCGCACGCAGCCTCTCGGCACGCGCAACGGCACCCTCGACCACGCCGGGCATCCAGGTACCGAGTTTCCCGGTGCCTTTGAAGATGAGTCGGTGTTTCCGCGCGCTGCGGTGGCCATGGTCCAGCACCTGGTACCGGACGCCGGTGACCCGGCCGTCGTCGGCCTGGATCAGGCCGTGCACGTGTGCGAGCGGGACGAAGTCGACACCCTTCGCCTTCGCCGAGTCCCGCAACCGTTCGAACAGGACTCGCCCTGAACTCATGCCGGGTGCGAGCACCCGGTGCCCGCGCGGGGCGGGCTGGGCGTGTGTCACGTAGGGGAAGGCCTTCTCGTTGCCCGAGTAGTACAGGTAGTGGTCATCGGTGGGATACGAGGTCTTGTAGGACGGCACCGCACCACCCCGGAACTCGACCCCCTGCGCCTTGAGCCAATCGATCATGGCGGGGCTCTGCTCGCAGAACCGGCGCAGCGTTTCGGGGGTCACGGCACCGGCGACTTCCTGGTCGAGGTAGGCCAGCATGTTCTCGACGCTGTCGACGTAGCCGCCGGCCCGCTGTTCGGCGGTCCCGGCCCCGGCATAGACGATCCCACCCGAGTAGGCCGTTGCACCGCCGCCGTAACCGCGGTCCAGGACCAGCACCCGTGCGCCGCGATCGGCGGCCTCGATCGCCGCGGCGGCACCGGCGGCCCCGAATCCTACGACGATGACGTCATATTCGCGAGGTGTGGACATCGATGCTCCGATCAGAGGACGGATTTGATCTGTTTGGCGACAAGCCGGGCGGTGCGCCGGGGCGCCAGCCGGGACAGCGTGTACAGCAGGTGGGCATCGGTACCGATGATCACCCGGTAGCGGTCCTTGGCGATTCCGGCGACGATCTTCTTGCCCGCCGCCTCGGGGGTGGTGGCCGGTGCACGCCGCCCTCCGGCGTCGAGCATCTCGACCCCCGAGTTCTGCGCCAGGTTGGTCGAGACGTTGCCCGGGAACAACGTCACGACATGGACGTTCGTATCCGCGAGTTCGGCGTCGAGTCCCTCGCTAAACTGCTGCACGGCGCCCTTGCTGGCGCTATAGAGGATCTGGCTGGCGAACGGCAGCAGAGCCGACAGGCTCGACATGTTGGTGATGTTGGCTTCCGGCCGGGTGAGCAGCAGGGGCAGGAAGGCCCGGCACATCTGGATGGTCCCGGTGACGTTGACAGCCATCACCCGGTCCAGATCGTCATCGCCGAGGTCAGCGAAAAGCGCGAATCTCTGGGCGATCCCGGCGATGTTGACCAACCCGTCGACCTGGCCGTGCACGTCGAGTACCTGGGCGGGTAGGGCGGCCACCGCGTCGCGGTCGGTGATGTTCAGGACGTGGGTGGACAGCCGCGTCCCGGTGCCGCGGGCACGCTCGGCCGTCCCGGCGAGACCCACCTGATCGAGGTCGACGGCGGCGACGTGCGCGCCCCGCCGGTGCAGACCCAGCGCGACCTCGCGTCCCATCCCGTTGCCGGCGCCGGTGACGACGAACACCTTATCCGGGATGCGCATGAGCACCTTCGGGTTCCGTGAACCCCATCCGGGTACGGGTGAGGTGGATGGACCGGATGCGCCACTGCCCCGCGGTCTTGATGTACGTCTCGTGATAGTGGCCCGCGCCGCTGAGAGTGTGACCGCTGGGAAAGTCGACGATGTCGGCCATCGCCCAGATGGCCGACGCGGTGGTCGGTGATTCCAGCACGATCTCGGGCGTGTGACCGTGATGCACGGTGGTGCACCCGTCGAGGACACCGCGGATCGATGCGACGAGTTCGTCGACACCCGCCCAGGTTTGTGCCGCCGCATCGGCACCGTGGGTGGTCACCGCGTTGTCGAATGTGCCGACGACCTCATCGTCGAACAGCGACCGCCACGAGTCCCAGTCCTTGGTGTCCAGATATCGGAAGTAGCGCGCCTTCAGCTGCCGAAGAGCCTCGATGTCCTCGCAGGCCGGGCACCCGGTTGCGTGCGTCATGAGCTATTCCTCTCCGTTGGATGACCATTCGGTCTCGTCGAGCACCGGGAGCGTCCCCCGGTGCACCGAGGCCTCGATGGCCTCACGGAGCTGCGGGCAGAGTGCGAGGGCGTCGTCCGGTTCCGGCATCCGTCCCCCGACCGGGCTCGGGCCCGCACCGCGCCGGGCACACCGGGCAAGGGAGTCGGCGGTCCACTGCACGCTGGTCTGCTCCCAGCTGCTCTTGCGGACCAGCACCTGCGCCCCGCAAGCCCCGCAGTCGACCGGCGTCATCGGTACGTCGGCGAGACGGTTGTCGGGGCGCACCCTCACTGGGTGATCCCGACCAGCCTCGGCAGCCGGCCGGCCGCCACATTGGCCTCGGCCTCTTTGTTCCATGCTTCCCGCGGGCGGGTGGTGTCGATCTCGAACTCGAAGCGGTCCACCATATCCGGGGTCACGTCGGCGACGTCGACATAGAACTGCTCGTACCAGCGGCGCAGCTGATAGACCGGGCCGTCCTCTTCACACAGCAACGGGTTGTCGATGCGTGCCTTGCGGCGCCAGATCGCGACGTCCTGCTCGAAACCCATCTTGACGAAGTCACCGAGCGCGACCGCCATCTGCACAGCATCCTCATCCGGCAGTCCGGCCGGCTTCTCGACGATGATCCCGTACTGCAGCACAAAGGAATCCGCATCGATCGGGTAGTGGCAGTTCAGCAAGATGGTCCGCTGATC
This region of Mycolicibacterium diernhoferi genomic DNA includes:
- a CDS encoding acyl-CoA dehydrogenase family protein — encoded protein: MAQFRLVPPASADPTATAALRAEVRGFLAEQRAAGTYSPAADSWLSGWDEVFTEALAARGWLGMTVPKEYGGHGRSFIERFAVTEELLAGGAPVAAHWIADRQIVPSLLKYGIEVQKREFLPEIAAGRCFFGIGMSEPDSGSDLASVRTKATRVEGGWSLTGTKVWTSGAHHAHAFIVLARNAPADPAHRHAGLSQFIVRFSGPGVEVRPIISMNGGHHFNEVILDEAFVPDDMVFGEIGDGWRQVTSELSFERSGPERFLSTFTVLASCADEMAAGNIVPDADLGRLVARVAGLHQMSTAVAGALERHENADVAAAVVKVLGTTTEGDIADYADLRIGDHSSVDAALHDAIVLAVDQRPGFTLRGGTNEVLRGVIARGLGMR
- a CDS encoding acyl-CoA dehydrogenase family protein — encoded protein: MTDSHVLQSSAVDTDLVTMIDAVFADHRSSRPSGAPVLDLDLWHSLDELGLVRLTESETSGGSGAGWAEAAELMSAAVRHGVRVPLPEHDLLAGWMLTAAGLPPSEGVRTIAVLDGSGAATAAPWASSAQHIVAAWPVESGYEVTDLTADQCRITPGTNMIGEPRDNIAVDLSTCRGVPVSAELIDVLRLKSALVRSIQVCAALQQILHLSIEHTSSRTQFGRALSKFQAIQHMVSDIAAETALAQAATEAALTAAITSDWTAGNLEFLVAVARSCTGHATSVVVRNAHQAHGAIGTTIEHRLHEYTRAALAWRSEYGSVRHWDHAVTRAALAAGASGLWPLITD
- a CDS encoding polyketide cyclase; translation: MTNQIALSEVQEFIAGFWYHYDQGQFDVLATYVGDEMEYLSRSDSGNCPFEDLLAAELHGGAETLAWLSKHRDENPYPLRHHATNIFRTGTDGDVTTARFYLYVNQVTNNVPFDVSSGVVDVGIRRSGDALVLTSMTVVLDAEDSIPFAEHRAKLSTTNA
- a CDS encoding SDR family NAD(P)-dependent oxidoreductase, encoding MDSADARRTFGGGIAVITGAGAGIGAGLARHAHRLGMTVVLVDVDERAVTKLRDELVADGGTAHVEVCDVRDPDALVALAERVYSDIGPVRLLVNNAGVEQFGYLWDTPVANWNRVMDINVSGVFHGVRAFLPKMITAGTPAWVWNLSSIGGVAAVPLQAPYIVSKHAVLALTECLRLEVELAGHGDLIRVQAVLPGAVKSNIFEAAGGVEDGDDRAAESQREAMLDIKAAAMDPVEAAEVVFEQADRGDFYLLTQPDYVSSAMADRATVLTTRVPPQLRTAQRFDPDKH
- a CDS encoding alpha/beta hydrolase, with the translated sequence MSNPYRPVLDPDAAARVAAFGPPTPMRERGFQALRDAIESAPPPADMPAMADISEATVPGTGGPVPVRIYRPENSADPSPAIVHLHGGGLVMGSNHSFEPLARALAAASQAAVVAVDYRLAPENPPPAQFEDAWTVTEWVADNAESLGFDRSRIVVSGDSAGGGVAAAVALSARDEGGPELFAQVLMYPGVDRDMAAASVLNNPAAPMLLHDDIVYLHELADTGASAAHDTRRVPAYATDLTGLPQAIVVTAELDPIHDWGERYAARLRDAGVQTTLTRYPGIYHGFLMRSQATARGRLAMAEIGALLRAKFANPMDFDV
- a CDS encoding FAD-binding protein, coding for MSTPREYDVIVVGFGAAGAAAAIEAADRGARVLVLDRGYGGGATAYSGGIVYAGAGTAEQRAGGYVDSVENMLAYLDQEVAGAVTPETLRRFCEQSPAMIDWLKAQGVEFRGGAVPSYKTSYPTDDHYLYYSGNEKAFPYVTHAQPAPRGHRVLAPGMSSGRVLFERLRDSAKAKGVDFVPLAHVHGLIQADDGRVTGVRYQVLDHGHRSARKHRLIFKGTGKLGTWMPGVVEGAVARAERLRAKASSETQAHAPAVILAAGGFINNRDWVKRYAPEFLKISPLGTVGDDGTGIRLGLDAGGVTDKMGNVTAWRFLSPPSAFLEGLSVGADGRRIVNEDLYGASHGNVMMREFGGTGWAIYDAATWRKIKEQIKEQTQVFQRLQIWYLRSIGHKKAATIEGIAEKNGIDVTGLRKTVDEYNHGIRSSAGDPAHKDPSLCPPMDRGPFYSINISADSSMFYPIPGLTLGGLVVDETTGAVRHRDGGVVPGLYAAGRNAVGVCSNSYVSGLSISDCVFSGRRAGADAAARLH
- a CDS encoding SDR family NAD(P)-dependent oxidoreductase; the protein is MRIPDKVFVVTGAGNGMGREVALGLHRRGAHVAAVDLDQVGLAGTAERARGTGTRLSTHVLNITDRDAVAALPAQVLDVHGQVDGLVNIAGIAQRFALFADLGDDDLDRVMAVNVTGTIQMCRAFLPLLLTRPEANITNMSSLSALLPFASQILYSASKGAVQQFSEGLDAELADTNVHVVTLFPGNVSTNLAQNSGVEMLDAGGRRAPATTPEAAGKKIVAGIAKDRYRVIIGTDAHLLYTLSRLAPRRTARLVAKQIKSVL
- a CDS encoding nuclear transport factor 2 family protein, whose translation is MTHATGCPACEDIEALRQLKARYFRYLDTKDWDSWRSLFDDEVVGTFDNAVTTHGADAAAQTWAGVDELVASIRGVLDGCTTVHHGHTPEIVLESPTTASAIWAMADIVDFPSGHTLSGAGHYHETYIKTAGQWRIRSIHLTRTRMGFTEPEGAHAHPG